From one Bordetella genomosp. 9 genomic stretch:
- a CDS encoding TetR/AcrR family transcriptional regulator translates to MGRPRQFDEAQTLDLALRYFWQHGYEAASVRDLADAMALTGASVYNAYGDKLALYRRALERYIDISIADRIKRLQSREPLQAIEGFYAEMIGRSLDDPDMKGCMLVNAALEMAPRDPDLRTLIADVLRRIETFFRRCVQAGQRDGTITRSQSAADLARMLLGVQLGMRVLARSRPEPALLRGMVRAAIASLQPGADAS, encoded by the coding sequence ATGGGTCGACCCAGACAATTCGATGAAGCGCAGACGCTGGACCTGGCGCTGCGGTACTTCTGGCAGCACGGCTATGAAGCCGCATCGGTCAGGGACCTGGCCGACGCCATGGCGCTGACCGGCGCCAGCGTCTACAACGCCTATGGCGACAAACTGGCGCTTTATCGCCGCGCGCTGGAACGCTACATCGACATCAGCATCGCCGACCGCATCAAGCGCTTGCAGTCCAGGGAGCCGCTGCAGGCCATCGAAGGCTTCTACGCCGAGATGATCGGCCGGTCCCTGGACGACCCCGATATGAAGGGCTGCATGCTCGTCAATGCCGCCCTCGAAATGGCGCCGCGCGATCCGGATCTGCGTACGCTGATCGCCGACGTCCTGCGCCGGATCGAAACCTTCTTCCGCCGCTGCGTGCAGGCCGGACAGCGGGACGGGACCATCACCCGGTCGCAGTCCGCGGCGGACTTGGCGCGCATGCTGCTGGGTGTGCAACTGGGCATGCGCGTGCTCGCGCGCTCGCGTCCCGAACCGGCCCTGCTGCGCGGCATGGTGCGCGCCGCCATCGCGTCGCTTCAACCCGGCGCCGACGCTTCCTGA
- a CDS encoding amino acid ABC transporter ATP-binding protein yields the protein MIRLAHIQKHFGQVHVLRDVGIDVPEGSVTALIGPSGSGKSTLLRCVNLLEVPESGRLELGEASIDFQPGVRTPFAAVQRVRKQTGMVFQNFQLFPHQTVLENVMEGLVTVQRWPRERAASRARELLDKVGMLEKAEAWPATLSGGQQQRVAIARALAPAPRVLLCDEPTSALDPGLAKEVVDVLRQLAAEGMTMLMATHDLRLAASIAQQVIFLENGAVIETGSAQAVFTNPTHARTREFVATLTEGLPQAWAAA from the coding sequence ATGATCCGCCTGGCGCATATCCAGAAGCATTTCGGCCAGGTGCATGTGCTGAGGGACGTCGGCATCGACGTCCCGGAAGGCAGCGTCACGGCCCTGATCGGCCCGTCCGGCAGCGGCAAGAGCACCTTGCTGCGCTGCGTGAACCTGCTCGAAGTCCCCGAATCCGGCCGGCTCGAACTGGGCGAGGCCAGCATCGATTTCCAGCCGGGCGTGCGCACGCCGTTCGCCGCCGTGCAGCGCGTGCGCAAGCAGACCGGCATGGTGTTCCAGAACTTTCAGCTGTTTCCGCACCAGACGGTGCTGGAGAACGTCATGGAAGGGCTGGTGACCGTGCAGCGCTGGCCGCGCGAACGCGCCGCCTCGCGCGCACGCGAACTGCTCGACAAGGTCGGCATGCTGGAAAAGGCGGAAGCCTGGCCGGCCACCCTTTCGGGCGGCCAGCAGCAGCGCGTGGCCATCGCCCGCGCACTGGCGCCCGCGCCGCGCGTCCTGCTGTGCGATGAACCGACGTCCGCGCTCGACCCCGGGCTGGCCAAGGAAGTCGTCGACGTACTGCGCCAACTGGCCGCCGAAGGCATGACCATGCTGATGGCCACCCACGACCTGCGCCTGGCCGCCAGCATCGCCCAACAAGTGATATTCCTGGAAAACGGCGCCGTCATCGAAACCGGCTCGGCGCAAGCCGTCTTCACCAACCCCACGCACGCCCGCACCCGCGAGTTCGTCGCCACCCTGACCGAAGGCCTGCCGCAGGCCTGGGCAGCGGCGTGA
- a CDS encoding 3-isopropylmalate dehydratase large subunit: MPSTIAEKILARHAGIEAVQPGDIVIADVDFAMVHDARAPNAIKMVDKMGAEKLPFAPRTAWVLDHYSPPPNLAAAQTHTAMRRFADDHGSPLYDIGDGICHQVLPEGGHLTCGDLVVGTDTHSVTYGAFNAFGTGVEGSDVTAVMKTGKVWLRVPESARIELSGRLQPGVWAKDITLHMLGRFGAEGLNYLAIEYVGSAVSAMEIDDRMTLANHAAELGAKAALLEADDKTLAWLAAHGARPPRPVSADADARYAHRVAIDASALVPQVARRHEVDDVVGIDQIDRQKINFALIGTCTNGRLDDIRQAAAILKGRKLARGVRMIVTPASRKIYLDAAREGLIEILTAAGASFEAAGCGTCVGITNHLIPGDREVAISSANRNFRGRLGNHEAEIWLGSAATVAASALTGYITDPRGVEGGEWRPSHD; encoded by the coding sequence ATGCCTTCCACCATCGCTGAAAAAATCCTTGCCCGGCATGCCGGGATAGAAGCGGTCCAGCCCGGCGACATCGTGATCGCCGACGTGGACTTCGCCATGGTCCACGACGCCCGCGCGCCCAACGCCATCAAGATGGTCGACAAGATGGGCGCGGAAAAACTGCCCTTCGCGCCGCGCACGGCCTGGGTGCTGGATCACTACTCGCCGCCGCCCAACCTGGCCGCCGCGCAGACCCATACCGCCATGCGCCGCTTCGCCGACGACCACGGCAGTCCGCTGTACGACATCGGCGACGGCATCTGCCATCAGGTGCTGCCCGAAGGCGGGCACCTGACCTGCGGCGACCTGGTGGTCGGCACGGACACGCACTCCGTGACCTACGGCGCGTTCAATGCCTTCGGCACCGGCGTCGAAGGCAGCGACGTCACCGCCGTGATGAAGACCGGCAAGGTCTGGCTGCGCGTGCCGGAATCGGCGCGCATCGAGCTGTCGGGCCGCCTGCAGCCCGGCGTCTGGGCCAAGGACATCACCCTGCACATGCTGGGCCGCTTCGGTGCGGAAGGCCTGAACTACCTGGCCATCGAATACGTCGGCTCGGCGGTCTCGGCCATGGAGATCGACGACCGCATGACGCTGGCCAACCACGCCGCCGAACTCGGCGCCAAGGCGGCGCTGCTGGAAGCCGACGACAAGACCCTGGCTTGGCTGGCCGCGCACGGCGCCCGCCCGCCCCGCCCGGTGTCGGCCGATGCCGACGCCCGGTACGCGCATCGCGTCGCCATCGATGCATCGGCATTGGTGCCGCAGGTGGCGCGGCGCCATGAAGTCGACGACGTGGTGGGCATAGACCAGATCGACCGGCAGAAAATCAATTTCGCGCTGATCGGCACGTGCACCAACGGCCGCCTGGACGACATCCGCCAGGCGGCGGCCATCCTCAAGGGCCGCAAGCTGGCGCGCGGCGTCCGCATGATCGTGACGCCGGCGTCACGCAAGATCTATCTGGACGCGGCGCGCGAAGGCCTGATCGAAATCCTGACCGCGGCGGGCGCGTCATTCGAGGCCGCCGGCTGCGGCACCTGCGTGGGGATCACCAACCACCTCATTCCCGGCGACCGGGAAGTCGCGATCTCCAGCGCGAACCGCAATTTCCGCGGCCGCCTGGGCAACCACGAAGCCGAAATCTGGCTGGGCTCGGCGGCCACCGTCGCGGCGTCGGCCCTGACCGGCTACATCACCGACCCACGCGGCGTCGAAGGCGGCGAATGGAGGCCCAGCCATGACTGA
- the prpR gene encoding propionate catabolism operon regulatory protein PrpR: protein MAVFPAPADSAADRAPAGSRASPPLPRLYAVTGYGLFESLRQLAPEFATRARVELLHDAFDAALAPLNQAIAQGRCDVVVASGSNGAFLRAKLAVPVVLVQIGGYDLMAALAQARELSPRVAVVLHHEVTAALRRFMRVFGLDVELRAYDTPDDAARCIRELAAQGVEVVVGAGMVTDFARKAGLTAVLLYSADSVRAAMETALAIAHAQYEERARRDRLDLVLRHLNDGVVAVDMQGHVTTMNPAAARILGTAASQAAGRPLAETAAGLTAGPALARGTPELGRVEDVRGQPLVVDAVPLFEAGTQTGAVLTLHSSQPLEHAVGRLRAHSHRRSRSARYTLNGMVAVSAAMRELVHRCEVLARSSDASVLIQGESGSGKEVVAQGIHRASRRHARPFVAINCGAFPEQLLESELFGYEEGAFTGARRQGKAGLFEAADGGTLLLDEVGEMPLPLQTRLLRALQEKEITRVGGIDAIPVDVRIIAATHRDLAAMARQGSFRHDLFYRLHILQIRVPPLRERPEDIAALAAELLPAALQRIGAREVADEVLRVALPLLLAHDWPGNVRELENVVERMALECLLADAVPPAATLSSVLDQPGPDSAGAPGGRRLDAVQRASEHLHIRDVLAAHGGNQAAAARELGISRTTLWRKLRGGGG, encoded by the coding sequence ATGGCTGTCTTTCCCGCACCGGCCGATTCCGCCGCCGACCGCGCGCCCGCCGGATCGCGTGCGTCGCCCCCCTTGCCCCGCCTCTATGCCGTCACCGGCTATGGCCTGTTCGAAAGCCTGCGGCAACTGGCGCCTGAATTCGCCACCCGCGCCAGGGTGGAGCTGCTGCATGATGCGTTCGACGCCGCGCTGGCGCCGTTGAACCAGGCGATCGCGCAGGGGCGCTGCGACGTGGTGGTGGCCTCGGGCAGCAATGGCGCTTTCCTGCGGGCGAAGCTGGCGGTGCCGGTGGTGCTGGTCCAGATCGGCGGCTATGACCTGATGGCCGCGTTGGCGCAGGCCCGCGAGCTGTCGCCACGCGTGGCGGTGGTGCTGCACCATGAAGTCACCGCCGCGCTGCGGCGCTTCATGCGCGTGTTCGGCCTGGACGTGGAGCTGCGGGCCTACGACACGCCCGACGATGCCGCGCGATGCATACGCGAGCTGGCCGCGCAGGGTGTGGAAGTCGTCGTGGGAGCCGGGATGGTCACCGATTTCGCCCGCAAGGCCGGCCTGACGGCGGTGTTGCTGTATTCCGCCGATTCGGTGCGCGCCGCGATGGAAACGGCGTTGGCCATCGCCCATGCGCAATACGAAGAGCGCGCGCGGCGCGACCGGCTGGACCTGGTGCTGCGGCATTTGAACGACGGCGTGGTGGCGGTCGATATGCAGGGGCATGTCACGACGATGAATCCCGCGGCGGCGCGTATCCTGGGCACCGCCGCATCCCAGGCGGCGGGCCGTCCGTTGGCCGAGACGGCGGCAGGGCTGACCGCCGGCCCGGCCCTGGCGCGCGGAACGCCCGAACTGGGCCGCGTGGAGGACGTGCGCGGCCAGCCGCTGGTGGTGGATGCCGTGCCGCTGTTCGAGGCGGGCACGCAGACGGGCGCCGTGCTGACCCTGCATTCATCGCAGCCGCTGGAACATGCGGTGGGCCGCCTGCGCGCGCACAGCCACCGGCGTTCGCGTTCGGCCCGCTACACCTTGAACGGCATGGTCGCGGTGTCGGCGGCCATGCGCGAGCTGGTCCATCGCTGCGAGGTGCTGGCGCGCAGCAGCGATGCGTCGGTGCTGATCCAGGGGGAAAGCGGCTCGGGCAAGGAGGTGGTGGCGCAGGGCATCCACCGCGCCAGCCGCCGCCACGCGCGCCCCTTCGTGGCGATCAATTGCGGCGCCTTTCCCGAGCAATTGCTGGAAAGCGAGCTGTTCGGCTACGAGGAGGGCGCCTTCACCGGCGCGCGGCGCCAGGGCAAGGCCGGCCTGTTCGAAGCCGCGGACGGCGGCACCCTATTGCTGGATGAAGTGGGCGAGATGCCTTTGCCGTTGCAAACGCGCTTGCTGCGCGCCCTGCAGGAAAAGGAGATCACGCGGGTGGGGGGCATCGACGCGATACCGGTCGACGTGCGCATCATCGCCGCGACCCATCGCGACCTGGCGGCCATGGCGCGCCAGGGATCGTTCCGGCACGATCTGTTCTACCGGCTGCACATCCTGCAGATCCGCGTACCGCCGCTGCGCGAGCGTCCGGAGGATATCGCCGCGCTGGCGGCCGAACTCTTGCCCGCGGCCCTGCAACGCATCGGCGCGCGCGAAGTGGCGGACGAGGTGCTGCGGGTCGCCTTGCCGTTGCTGCTGGCGCACGACTGGCCGGGCAATGTGCGCGAGCTCGAGAACGTCGTCGAACGCATGGCCTTGGAATGCCTGCTGGCCGATGCCGTGCCGCCGGCCGCCACGCTCAGCAGCGTGCTCGATCAGCCGGGGCCGGACTCGGCCGGCGCGCCCGGCGGCCGCCGGCTGGATGCCGTGCAGCGGGCCAGCGAACATCTGCATATCCGGGACGTGCTGGCGGCGCACGGCGGCAATCAGGCCGCCGCCGCGCGCGAACTGGGCATCAGCCGCACGACGCTGTGGCGCAAGCTGCGTGGTGGCGGCGGCTGA
- a CDS encoding Bug family tripartite tricarboxylate transporter substrate binding protein — MSFSPLRRAVAALAAACALPLASGAALAADSDAFPSRPIRLLVGFAAGGSSDTVARIMAPVLSKNLKQNIIIDNRPGAGGNIASDALVKAAPDGYTIMLGTIGSLAVNQHLSKLSYDPVTDMEPISLAVSFSNVLVVNANSKIKTFADYIKAASAQRSDMSFGSSGIGSSGHLAGELLKSVAGLQNQHVAYRGGAPAMNDLLGGTLASIFASPTDAVQFIAAGKLRPIATTGLRRLDVLPNVPTIAESGYPGFEANNWYAFTAPAHTPKAVIDVLNKAIVATLKDPDVDAKLKKLGLDPAPSTPAETDRYIRAESKKWGDLVKKININAV, encoded by the coding sequence GTGAGCTTTTCCCCACTTCGACGCGCGGTCGCCGCGCTGGCGGCGGCCTGTGCCCTGCCCCTGGCCAGCGGCGCCGCCCTGGCCGCCGACAGCGACGCCTTCCCCAGCCGACCGATCCGCCTGCTGGTCGGCTTCGCGGCCGGCGGCAGCTCCGATACCGTCGCCCGCATCATGGCGCCGGTACTGTCGAAGAACCTGAAGCAGAACATCATCATCGACAACCGCCCCGGCGCCGGCGGCAACATCGCGTCCGACGCGCTCGTGAAGGCCGCGCCCGACGGCTACACCATCATGCTGGGCACCATAGGTTCGCTGGCCGTCAACCAGCACCTGAGCAAGCTGTCGTACGACCCGGTCACCGACATGGAGCCGATTTCGCTGGCGGTGTCCTTCTCCAACGTCCTGGTGGTGAACGCCAACAGCAAGATCAAGACCTTCGCGGACTACATCAAGGCCGCCAGCGCCCAGCGTTCCGATATGTCCTTCGGCTCTTCCGGTATCGGCAGCAGCGGTCACCTGGCCGGCGAACTGCTCAAATCGGTCGCGGGCCTGCAGAACCAGCATGTCGCCTATCGCGGCGGCGCGCCGGCCATGAACGACCTGCTGGGCGGCACGCTGGCCTCCATCTTCGCCAGCCCCACCGACGCCGTGCAGTTCATCGCGGCCGGCAAGCTGCGGCCCATCGCCACGACCGGCCTGCGCCGCCTGGATGTCCTGCCGAACGTGCCGACCATCGCCGAGTCCGGCTATCCGGGCTTCGAAGCCAACAACTGGTACGCCTTCACCGCGCCGGCGCATACGCCCAAGGCGGTCATCGACGTGCTGAACAAAGCCATCGTGGCCACGCTGAAGGACCCCGACGTCGACGCCAAGCTCAAGAAGCTGGGCCTGGACCCCGCGCCTTCCACACCGGCCGAAACCGACCGCTACATCCGCGCCGAGAGCAAGAAGTGGGGCGACCTGGTCAAGAAGATCAACATCAACGCGGTGTGA
- a CDS encoding amino acid ABC transporter substrate-binding protein yields the protein MKRILSALLAGLCSLAGATLAHAEDDLARIKAAGTIKIGTEGTYAPFSYHDASGLTGFDVEIGRAIAQRLGVKPEFVEGKWDGLIAGLDVRRYDAVINQVGINDTRKAKYDFSTPYIASQAVLIVRDNNTAIKSFDDLKGKRSANTLTSNFGKLAQKYGAEVVPVQGFNDAIELLLSGRVDATINDNLSFLDFKKHKPDARVKAVASDKSAEYSESGVLMRKGNPELVAAVNKALADIKADGTYKKISVKYFGMDLSAQ from the coding sequence ATGAAGCGTATTCTTTCCGCCCTGCTCGCCGGGCTGTGCAGCCTGGCCGGCGCCACGCTGGCGCATGCCGAAGACGACCTGGCCCGCATCAAGGCGGCCGGCACGATCAAGATCGGCACGGAAGGCACGTATGCGCCCTTTTCCTATCACGACGCTTCGGGCCTGACCGGCTTCGACGTGGAGATCGGCCGCGCCATCGCGCAGCGCCTGGGCGTCAAGCCTGAATTCGTCGAAGGCAAATGGGATGGCCTGATCGCGGGCCTGGACGTGCGGCGCTACGACGCCGTCATCAACCAGGTCGGCATCAACGACACGCGCAAGGCCAAGTACGATTTCTCCACGCCCTACATCGCGTCGCAGGCGGTGCTGATCGTCCGCGACAACAACACCGCGATCAAGTCCTTCGACGACCTGAAGGGCAAGCGCTCGGCCAATACCTTGACCAGCAACTTCGGCAAGCTGGCGCAGAAGTACGGCGCCGAAGTCGTGCCCGTACAGGGCTTCAACGACGCCATCGAACTGCTGCTGTCCGGCCGCGTGGATGCCACCATCAACGACAACCTGTCCTTCCTGGACTTCAAGAAGCACAAGCCGGACGCCAGGGTGAAAGCCGTGGCCAGCGACAAGTCGGCCGAATACAGCGAGTCGGGGGTGCTGATGCGCAAGGGCAATCCCGAGCTGGTGGCCGCCGTGAACAAGGCACTGGCCGATATCAAGGCGGACGGTACCTACAAGAAGATATCGGTCAAGTATTTCGGCATGGACCTTTCGGCGCAATAG
- a CDS encoding LeuD/DmdB family oxidoreductase small subunit, with protein sequence MTDATQDVITGPVYKLGDDVNTDTQCSGKYLPGKDEAYIAAQAFEGVAPGFAARFKPGGIIAAGTHFGINSSREQAVHILHRLGVAAIIAPSFGRQFFRNAINNGLLLIEYDTSGLAEGDEVTIDLGHSELRAPARGLRQTLRPLPPQIRAILREGGLIPFLRKHPDWSIAE encoded by the coding sequence ATGACTGATGCCACGCAGGATGTCATCACCGGCCCGGTCTACAAGCTGGGCGACGACGTCAACACCGATACGCAATGCTCGGGGAAATACCTGCCGGGCAAGGATGAAGCCTATATCGCGGCGCAGGCCTTCGAAGGCGTGGCGCCGGGCTTCGCGGCCCGTTTCAAACCCGGCGGCATCATCGCCGCCGGCACGCACTTCGGCATCAATTCCTCGCGCGAGCAGGCGGTGCACATCCTGCATCGCCTGGGCGTCGCCGCCATCATCGCGCCGTCCTTCGGCCGGCAGTTTTTCCGCAACGCCATCAACAACGGGCTGCTGCTGATCGAGTACGACACCAGCGGCCTGGCGGAAGGCGACGAGGTCACCATCGACCTCGGCCACAGCGAACTGCGGGCGCCCGCCCGCGGACTGCGGCAGACGCTGCGTCCGCTGCCGCCGCAGATCCGCGCCATCCTGCGCGAAGGGGGCCTGATACCGTTCCTGCGCAAACATCCCGACTGGAGCATCGCGGAATGA
- a CDS encoding cupin domain-containing protein has product MSARPDWISRLLEMISVTGQLEIRCAYGAPWRIVEAPSAAREIPYHAVLKGIAILEDPRDNTVRELGPGDILMLPHGSAHVLHDGSGRAPLPASSRRTPNLTVSENGGGEPVLDMLCGRFFITPPHDRLIRGYLPATLVVHAEGGETGPASQLAALVGMMRAEAMADTLGGRAMLNALSAALFTLALRVAGQGQQAPQGLLALAGHPRLAPALSAIFNEPARPWTLPELAALCSMSRATFMRHFQDKLGRTAYDLLTDVRMSLASNELKRPTATAEAVAEAVGYQSVAAFRRGFAQWMGMTPGEWRRRARADQEASAPG; this is encoded by the coding sequence ATGTCCGCCAGGCCCGACTGGATCAGCCGCCTGCTGGAAATGATCAGTGTGACCGGCCAGCTGGAAATACGCTGCGCCTATGGCGCGCCGTGGCGCATCGTGGAGGCGCCATCGGCGGCGCGCGAAATTCCCTATCACGCGGTGCTGAAGGGCATCGCCATCCTGGAAGATCCGCGGGACAACACGGTGCGCGAACTCGGTCCCGGCGACATCCTGATGCTGCCGCACGGATCGGCGCATGTCCTGCACGACGGCAGCGGCCGTGCGCCCCTGCCGGCATCGTCGCGGCGGACGCCGAATCTGACGGTCAGCGAAAACGGCGGCGGGGAACCGGTGCTGGACATGCTGTGCGGGCGCTTCTTCATCACGCCCCCGCATGACCGGTTGATACGCGGCTACCTGCCGGCTACGCTGGTGGTGCATGCGGAAGGTGGCGAGACGGGACCGGCGAGCCAGCTCGCGGCCCTGGTGGGGATGATGCGCGCCGAGGCCATGGCCGACACGCTGGGCGGGCGCGCGATGCTCAATGCGCTGTCCGCCGCGCTTTTCACCCTGGCCTTGCGCGTGGCGGGCCAGGGACAGCAGGCGCCGCAAGGACTGCTGGCGCTGGCGGGCCATCCGCGCCTGGCGCCGGCCTTGTCGGCCATCTTCAACGAACCGGCCCGGCCATGGACGCTGCCCGAGCTGGCCGCGCTGTGCAGCATGTCGCGCGCGACCTTCATGCGGCATTTCCAGGACAAGCTGGGGCGCACGGCCTACGACCTGCTGACCGACGTGCGCATGAGCCTGGCGTCGAATGAACTGAAACGGCCGACGGCCACCGCGGAGGCCGTCGCGGAAGCGGTCGGCTATCAATCCGTGGCCGCGTTCCGGCGCGGCTTCGCGCAGTGGATGGGGATGACGCCCGGCGAATGGCGGCGCCGGGCGCGCGCGGATCAGGAAGCGTCGGCGCCGGGTTGA
- a CDS encoding glutathione S-transferase family protein, with translation MIRFYFHPTPNPAKVALMLEEIGLPYEVIPVDTSKGQQHDPAFRSINPNGKVPAIVDTEGPGGVPATVFDSTAILLYLAEKSGKLLGQPGDRADLLSWLFFIASGLGPFSGQAVHFQHAAPEGLDYAVNRYRREAERHYQVLDGRLAGREFIVGKEYTIADISAWGWLDRASRVLKGAPEPLAPYPNIARWFAAIDARPAVARARKVGTDFGFKTARDEEAKRALFPSNYPPAA, from the coding sequence ATGATACGGTTCTACTTCCACCCCACGCCCAATCCCGCCAAGGTGGCGCTGATGCTCGAAGAGATCGGCCTGCCTTACGAGGTGATTCCGGTGGATACCAGCAAGGGGCAGCAGCACGACCCGGCGTTCCGGTCCATCAACCCCAATGGCAAGGTGCCGGCCATCGTGGATACCGAAGGGCCCGGCGGCGTGCCGGCAACCGTGTTCGACTCCACCGCGATCCTGCTGTATCTGGCGGAAAAGAGCGGCAAGCTGCTGGGGCAGCCGGGCGACCGGGCCGACCTGCTGTCATGGCTGTTTTTCATCGCGTCGGGCCTGGGGCCGTTTTCCGGGCAGGCGGTGCATTTCCAACATGCCGCGCCGGAAGGCCTGGACTATGCCGTCAACCGCTACCGGCGCGAAGCCGAACGCCACTACCAGGTCCTGGACGGCAGGCTGGCGGGCCGCGAGTTCATCGTCGGCAAGGAATATACGATCGCGGATATCTCGGCCTGGGGCTGGCTGGATCGCGCGTCGCGTGTCCTGAAAGGGGCGCCGGAGCCGCTGGCGCCGTACCCCAACATCGCCCGCTGGTTCGCGGCCATCGACGCGCGCCCCGCCGTCGCGCGGGCGCGCAAGGTCGGGACCGATTTCGGCTTCAAGACCGCCCGGGACGAAGAAGCGAAACGCGCCCTGTTTCCTTCGAACTATCCGCCCGCCGCCTGA
- a CDS encoding ABC transporter permease subunit (The N-terminal region of this protein, as described by TIGR01726, is a three transmembrane segment that identifies a subfamily of ABC transporter permease subunits, which specificities that include histidine, arginine, glutamine, glutamate, L-cystine (sic), the opines (in Agrobacterium) octopine and nopaline, etc.), with protein MPAWLQLMADSFWPLLKAGLQFTVPLTLISFFAGLLLAFAVALIRLFGPAPAVAVVRFYVWLIRGTPLLVQLFVIFYGLPNIGIVLDPLPAALIGFTLNVGAYNSEVIRGVIESIPKGQWEAAYSLSMTRWQAIRRTILPQAARVSVPPLSNAFISLVKDTSLAAVLTVPEIFQAAQRIAAVTYEPLVLYTEAALIYLVFSTVLSSAQVRLEKRFGKHAAFAGTSQ; from the coding sequence GTGCCGGCCTGGCTGCAATTGATGGCGGATTCGTTCTGGCCCCTGCTCAAGGCGGGGCTGCAGTTCACGGTTCCGCTGACGCTGATTTCCTTTTTCGCCGGGCTGCTGCTGGCCTTCGCCGTCGCGCTGATACGCCTGTTCGGGCCGGCGCCGGCCGTGGCCGTGGTGCGCTTCTACGTCTGGCTGATCCGCGGCACGCCGCTGCTGGTGCAGCTGTTCGTGATCTTCTACGGCCTGCCCAATATCGGCATCGTGCTCGACCCCTTGCCCGCGGCGCTGATCGGCTTCACGCTGAACGTCGGCGCCTATAACTCCGAGGTCATACGGGGCGTCATCGAATCGATTCCCAAGGGGCAGTGGGAAGCCGCCTACTCGCTCAGCATGACGCGCTGGCAGGCGATACGCCGGACCATCCTGCCGCAGGCGGCGCGGGTATCGGTGCCGCCGCTGTCCAACGCCTTCATCTCATTGGTCAAGGATACGTCCCTGGCCGCCGTGCTGACCGTCCCGGAAATCTTCCAGGCCGCCCAGCGCATCGCCGCGGTCACCTACGAACCGCTGGTCCTGTACACCGAAGCGGCGCTCATCTATCTGGTGTTCAGCACGGTGCTGTCGTCGGCGCAGGTACGCCTGGAAAAGCGCTTCGGCAAGCATGCGGCCTTCGCGGGGACGTCGCAATGA
- a CDS encoding carboxymuconolactone decarboxylase family protein, giving the protein MSQTTSRIAIPAVESATGATAELYAQIKKANGKLPNLYATLGHLTPASLSAYLAAEAALARASLPRQDVETIKVLVSELSGCDYCLAAHMMLGKMAGLDADTLRNIRAGEPTGDARRDALVRFVRVIQQTSGTLPAAEVEAIRAAGYTDAQLADIAFAYALITYTNTFNRINDTEIDFPPVK; this is encoded by the coding sequence ATGAGCCAGACCACCAGCCGCATCGCCATCCCTGCCGTCGAATCCGCCACCGGCGCCACCGCCGAACTCTACGCCCAGATCAAGAAGGCCAACGGCAAGCTGCCGAACCTGTACGCGACCCTGGGACACCTGACGCCCGCGTCCCTGTCGGCCTACCTGGCGGCCGAAGCCGCCCTGGCGCGCGCCAGCCTGCCGCGCCAGGACGTGGAAACCATCAAGGTGCTGGTCAGCGAACTGAGCGGTTGCGACTACTGCCTGGCCGCGCACATGATGCTGGGCAAGATGGCGGGACTCGATGCCGATACCCTGCGCAACATCCGCGCCGGCGAGCCGACCGGCGACGCCAGGCGCGATGCGCTGGTGCGCTTCGTGCGGGTCATCCAGCAAACCAGCGGCACGCTGCCAGCCGCCGAAGTCGAGGCGATCCGCGCCGCCGGCTACACCGACGCGCAACTGGCGGACATCGCCTTTGCCTACGCGCTGATCACGTATACCAACACCTTCAACCGCATCAACGACACCGAGATCGACTTTCCGCCGGTGAAGTGA